A genome region from Coffea arabica cultivar ET-39 chromosome 7e, Coffea Arabica ET-39 HiFi, whole genome shotgun sequence includes the following:
- the LOC113702049 gene encoding protein ALTERED XYLOGLUCAN 9-like, translating to MMLGAVQFGVLAACIVLFVPMGMAGWHLSRNKMLFFSGALFITLAVGVHLTPYFPSFSAFIPSSSSLPSSPTVVASSVNRDSCISSLHEIEFHNQDSRNNDSTSEKKSWKWVDSNKGVVDCEFQKLSKSDASDLLNGSWVVVAGDSQARLMVVSLLELLMGLDEIERVRGDLFKRHSDYHTTVDVIGMKLDFIWAPYVSNLTDLMVEFREKRYHPDVFVIGSGLWDMLHVNNATDYGVSVSRLKDSLMPLLPVTPEFEFEDRPVVVRSPLMFWLGMPTLINSILNTEEKRAKMTDAMWYAYDEQIYKSKLVRNFGGPLFLLDIHYLSSGCGRTCTVDGMHYDGIVYEAAVHIMLNALLIESQQRLS from the coding sequence ATGATGTTAGGGGCCGTCCAATTTGGAGTATTGGCGGCCTGTATAGTACTCTTTGTACCCATGGGAATGGCGGGTTGGCACTTGAGTCGCAACAAAATGCTGTTTTTTAGCGGTGCCCTTTTCATTACTCTTGCGGTAGGCGTTCATCTAACCCcttattttccttctttttccgcTTTTATTCCATCATCATCGTCTTTGCCTTCATCACCAACTGTTGTAGCTTCTTCTGTAAATCGTGATTCTTGCATTTCCTCTTTACACGAAATTGAATTTCATAATCAAGATTCTAGAAATAATGACAGTACTAGTGAAAAGAAGTCTTGGAAATGGGTAGATTCTAATAAGGGTGTAGTGGATTGTGAGTTTCAGAAGTTGAGTAAATCTGATGCTTCTGATTTGTTAAACGGGTCGTGGGTCGTTGTTGCTGGTGATTCACAGGCGAGGTTGATGGTGGTTTCTTTGTTAGAATTATTAATGGGATTGGACGAGATAGAAAGGGTTAGAGGGGATTTGTTCAAGAGGCATAGTGATTACCACACCACTGTGGACGTGATCGGGATGAAGTTGGATTTTATCTGGGCGCCATATGTTAGTAACTTGACGGATTTGATGGTTGAATTTAGGGAGAAAAGGTACCATCCAGATGTTTTTGTGATTGGGTCAGGGTTGTGGGATATGTTACACGTGAATAATGCAACTGATTATGGTGTTTCAGTGAGCAGGTTGAAGGATTCGTTGATGCCACTTTTACCTGTTACTCCAGAATTTGAATTTGAGGATAGGCCGGTAGTAGTTCGCTCACCTCTTATGTTTTGGCTCGGGATGCCAACATTGATAAACTCGATTTTGAATACAGAGGAGAAAAGAGCGAAGATGACTGATGCAATGTGGTATGCTTATGATGAGCAGATTTACAAAAGTAAGCTAGTGCGGAATTTTGGAGGACCTCTTTTCTTATTGGATATTCACTATTTGAGTAGCGGATGTGGAAGGACATGTACAGTAGATGGGATGCATTATGATGGAATTGTTTATGAAGCTGCTGTACATATCATGTTGAACGCGTTGCTCATTGAGTCCCAACAGAGGTTGTCGTGA